The segment TTTCTCTTCTGTACAATACATTCTTTTATTCGCAATACTTATTATTTACTCCAATACCAAAGATAAGAACATTTGTTAATGTGTAAAAGATTATAACgattcataatattatatagcgtgaAGCAAATTTTACTGGTTGTAATGTACGAACAtgtaagtaatataattatgcatatattatttcttcctccaatttcattcataatttaaatatcaaacatAGTAATTATTTGGTACTTACGTTACTGAAAGTATCGACAATTACACAgcatttctataaatttctcGTTCCTTATAATCGGTAACATTCGATCCATGTGCGATTGagtaattctataaattttctctACTATTATAAAGTAGCATGAAATAGCGATAACAAAGTAGTAACAATAAGCGTTAGGTTAATTAAATAGTATATTGTCGTTTctaaatatgcaaaatttcaaacgttcaatcgtagtaaaaaataattagtgaacaattttattctttcatcgTGTTAATTTGTCAGCTTATACATTACACAAATAATAGGGCAATAACTCCGATatgataaattcttttatactACGAAAATGTCAGCATGAGAAGTCAAAGATCggataattgaaaattcttctttcctGTTTAATTCATGATAGAACAggtttttcttataaaaagcAGATATTCATGTGACATATATGTGTATCTATAATTTCAATGTGAGAATCGCAGTATCGGTTTACCATCGACTGAAAAAGAAACCCCTAGGTAGTGAGTGTTCGTAGCATGTTCAAGTACGCGAATGAAGTCTTGATGACCTATAATTTTCCGTGAAAATGTCACGatagaaaatgatttttacaaCGTGGACAATTTTTTTCACAATGGATACATATGAGACACTTACGTTACCGAAACTACTGATAGAAAGCTCGATAATATTGCCAGCAGTGATTTTAGTGGTGGAACGAGACATCGAAATCATCAAAGgaacgacgagacttttcttCCAAGGCAATCGATGCCAATCGATCATGTAAGATTTTTGGCCGACTTTTACCGtctgttgaaatatttcacacgCATATCTCATATTTTTGtcgtttaaattttttattaaatcgatCGTTGatcattgaaatttaaaaataataattacctgCTCTGCTAAGACCTCACCGATGTAACAGaatatgaaaatgttaaaGGTAACGGATGTCAGTAATATTATGTACGTAAAACTTCTAACAGGATGATTAGAGTCCCATTcctaaaacagaaattgtgaATTAAAGCGTTGGTTCGCAATTGCAAATTCCATCGTGAAATTATACCATCATCGAATAATACCCAAGGAAGCATATATTTATAGTGCAACCCACGACTTCTACCAATGATATCTCACGCAGAAGATCCTCGGTCAGAGCTATGAAGCTGAAacgttacaataaatatatcatttctttttaacatCCATTAAAATGTACACAGTACTTCACGAATGTGCTCGAAATCTTGTAGCAACCATTTatgaacgtataatgttgtgttatgcgaaacgttttgaaattttattaatactgtAACGCGAGACGGCTATTGCGATTACATTGGGAAAGACtgaaacaaatctgaaaattcACATGTTAAGCTACGAGGTACACAGTGTAGGTAAAAatcacgaaaatatttaaataatcaattGCCCATCATATTAATGAACCTCGATATTCAGTGGGGCCATTTTCTACATGTTTgcaataattgtaataatcgaCGCAATCACGACAGTTACATGACTGTCACTACCATTACAATACTAgtggaatttcaaaatatttcacataatatacataacagTTAAATATAAGTTTTCTACGGTGAGTGTCCAAATACTTTCACGAGCCACATCGCGtatatatcaattttcatcgtttccTATCTAACAAGATTAAATGTTTGTATTACTTAATTATCCGAACATGTTGTTCCACGATATTGGTCAGCCTCTGATCCAAACTCTCGTCAttgttttctctttcatcTACCAATTTATCCAGCCAAGACATCAAGACCTGTAACTGGCCGCACGCGTGCATCGCAAGAAGAGCAGCCAAACTGCAAGCGGCAACCGTGATATCATGAGCAACAAAGCCAGACAATAACTGTATCgtgtagaaaatttcattgatgGGACTGCGCCGGGCGTCTGCGATTACCCTAGGAAAAGGGTAAACAAGTGTCATGTATGTCAAGTTACCACCCTCTTCTACAATCTTCGCTCGAGTGAGTGGTAATGCGATGTAATAGAAAACCACGCTGCCGTACATGAAAGCGCTACAGATTAGGATAAGTCGTTGACTGAAACTCGCGTTATCCAACATAATTTTACGATCGTCGTTGTGTTTCACGTTTCTCCAGTCATCTTCGATGAGTTTCACGCATTTACGTATATCATCCTCGCGTATAATGAACACGCAATATTTCATCAGTGCCATTAGAAAGAAACTGAGCGCGCTACCGAGTTTCATCTGGTCGTAAAAATCCGCGATCTCGAGGGCAAAGTACATGAATCCAGGGATCAGGATGAACCCAAGCAGACCGTAACATAGAAGATTTAAGAATACGCGTTCGATCGTTTCCCGCCAAGAATGATCGAGGAATCTTGGCCAGGTTCCAATCGTTCTCAAAGTCAGCACGTTAAGTCGAACGTTGAACCTTAGATCGCTTTTGTAACTCGCGTTGTTGAATGTCTCCACGATGTTTCCCGTCCTCATAATAGAATATCGAGTGTCAGAGAGCCACTGATGCTAGTTTCGTCGACGACTGGTCGAGTCATTCGAAAagttttctcgaatcgcgcgcTTGCGCTGTTAAAATCGAATAGGGATAGGAAACTCGCTGTTCTCTTTATCGACTTGATATCGATACAATTTCCTCCGAGTGAAAAGTTTTCTCTATAACCCTCGATGTATTTTTGATTGTAACCGATGCAATTAATATGCAATGACAAGTTTCGAAATGGTTTTCCTCAAAGGCGAAGCACATAATCGAAGAATGACGGGACAAACGTATTCTCTTGTATACTAGTATGAAGTGTATGATATTTCGATCTTTGAGACGAGCTCATGTACATTTCAACTctggatagagttgaaggatAGTTCTTCTTTTCAATGCCACGGTAAATGATTTCCGAGTGTTTATAAGAGATGCTTGGATAAAACATAGTGCGTCATGTAAATTACGTAGAGTTAGAAGGAGAAGGATATGTGTTCGAGTACAGGTAAAActagtttttattaaaaatgcaaattatGAAACAGGTTCGAAAATGTTTCTGGTGAGGAACATGCATTATTTCCGTCTTTGACAGTCACGCGACACTATTTACAGGgtgtaaaaatttatcaaatttaatctTATTTATCTATGTTCTTAATGATCTATGTTCAGTGAAAATTTACAAGAGAAACTGATATTTACAGTTAGAAACTTTTGAGACACTTACGTCACCGAAACTGCTAATGGAAATGTCGATAACATTGCCAGCTGTGATCCTGTGGTTGAATAGGACATCGAAATCATCAAAGGTATGGCAAGACTTTTCTTCCAGGGCATCCGATGTCAATCGATCAAGTAAGACTTTTGACCGACCTTCACTGTctgtaaaaatatgttttatgtGATTTTGCGTAAAATATCTtgcaagataaaaataaaaatgatccaACGAAAGTGATACATTTACAAGTCTATAATAATGGAGATACATGTTTTGTTTCtgtttatttatcatttatattattctatttatcattgaaaattttattgattatcAAATCCTACCCATTATCGAATAATACCCAAGGAAACACGTTTAAAGTGTACCACACAATTTCTAAGAGTGATACCTCACGCAAGAGATTCTCTGTGAGAATTATGAAACtaaaaaattacgataaatgaactgattcttttaaaaagtctttaaaatacgtatataagCTTAATCATCTAAATTTgtctaaaattaataaatttctccaGCTAAGACACCAAAACCGGTAACTGGCTGCACGCAAGAAGGCAACCGTGACATTACGAGTAACAGAGTCAGACGATAACTGCATCttgtagaaaatttcattgttaGGACTGCGCCAAGCGTCCAGAAGGATCTTAGGAAAAGGATAAATCAGTTTTCAGTAGCTTACATCACCACCCTTTTCCACGATTTTCGCTCGAGTGAGGGAAAGCTTTGAAATGAGATTGGAGTTTTCC is part of the Bombus fervidus isolate BK054 chromosome 7, iyBomFerv1, whole genome shotgun sequence genome and harbors:
- the LOC139988930 gene encoding odorant receptor 43a-like, with product MRTGNIVETFNNASYKSDLRFNVRLNVLTLRTIGTWPRFLDHSWRETIERVFLNLLCYGLLGFILIPGFMYFALEIADFYDQMKLGSALSFFLMALMKYCVFIIREDDIRKCVKLIEDDWRNVKHNDDRKIMLDNASFSQRLILICSAFMYGSVVFYYIALPLTRAKIVEEGGNLTYMTLVYPFPRVIADARRSPINEIFYTIQLLSGFVAHDITVAACSLAALLAMHACGQLQVLMSWLDKLVDERENNDESLDQRLTNIVEQHVRIINFIALTEDLLREISLVEVVGCTINICFLGYYSMMEWDSNHPVRSFTYIILLTSVTFNIFIFCYIGEVLAEQTVKVGQKSYMIDWHRLPWKKSLVVPLMISMSRSTTKITAGNIIELSISSFGNVIKTSFAYLNMLRTLTT